Proteins co-encoded in one Cricetulus griseus strain 17A/GY chromosome 1 unlocalized genomic scaffold, alternate assembly CriGri-PICRH-1.0 chr1_1, whole genome shotgun sequence genomic window:
- the CUNH4orf19 gene encoding uncharacterized protein C4orf19 homolog, with product MGCRCCKMIHSYLFDPVQVPSPGFVNEVNNCKLDEDDTVRLKGTQNSEAEVPRNALHGESLTNTENRDGTAGLPHQRSLPQEDSEERHCVEKHGIVNGISPTATLHLVRSPRPHQVDSGSWASSPWEGTIDSTHPAQPFLEEEDCRKQSCMVPTSEETQMVAHGDFKAPAEVLAAADHVLHIPAPDYPQLWNPTVDNADPAEKDYLFENHPEVESLPGIHPRMSEQGLSLPFSLKRSWDSLNEAVTTEVLNVYFKEEGPTHPTSVVDSRNEQEVPHPYNGDRDGVVDEDAEVAEALAALEAATAGEDADEAD from the exons ATGGGGTGCAGGTGTTGTAAGATGATTCACAG CTATCTCTTTGATCCAGTTCAAGTGCCCTCTCCTGGTTTTGTCAACGAGGTAAACAACTGCAAGTTGGATGAGGATGACACTGTCAGACTAAAAGGCACCCAAAACAGTGAGGCTGAAGTGCCCAGGAATGCCCTGCACGGTGAGAGCCTGACCAATACAGAGAACAGAGATGGTACAGCTGGTCTACCTCACCAACGATCACTCCCTCAGGAGGACTCAGAAGAGAGACACTGTGTGGAGAAGCATGGTATTGTCAATGGTATCAGCCCCACTGCCACTCTGCATTTGGTCAGGAGTCCCAGACCCCACCAGGTTGACAGTGGCTCCTGGGCCAGCAGCCCCTGGGAAGGCACCATAGACAGCACACACCCAGCTCAGCCCTTCCTTGAAGAAGAGGACTGCAGGAAGCAAAGCTGCATGGTTCCCACTTCAGAAGAGACCCAGATGGTAGCCCATGGAGACTTCAAAGCCCCTGCTGAGGTCTTGGCAGCGGCGGACCATGTCCTACACATACCAGCCCCAGATTACCCCCAGCTCTGGAACCCCACAGTAGACAACGCAGACCCTGCGGAAAAGGATTATCTTTTTGAGAACCACCCTGAGGTGGAGTCCCTGCCCGGAATTCACCCCCGCATGAGTGAGCAGGGTTTGAGCCTGCCCTTCTCCCTCAAGAGAAGCTGGGACTCACTGAATGAGGCAGTGACAACAGAAGTTCTGAATGTCTACTTCAAAGAGGAGGGTCCCACTCACCCTACATCGGTGGTTGATTCTAGAAATGAGCAGGAAGTCCCCCACCCCTACAATGGGGACAGGGATGGAGTTGTAGATGAGGATGCTGAGGTGGCCGAAGCCCTTGCAGCATTAGAAGCTGCTACTGCAGGAGAAGATGCAGATGAGGCAGATTAG